Genomic DNA from Peribacillus sp. FSL H8-0477:
TGAATTAATTTGGGTATATGCATAAGTCCGTTTGTTAAAACGGTTACATTTTTGTCCTTTAGATAGGGAATCATTTCTGAGATGGTTGTTCCTGCATCTAGATAAATGCAATCATTATTCTCAATAAATGAGGAAGCAACCTTTGCAATCGCTTGCTTTTCAGCTATGGATTTGGTTTGGTTTTCATATGTTGTTGGCTCAAGACCTTTTCGTTGAAGTAAGGCGGCTCCGCCGTGTACTCGTTTCAGCACTTTCATTTCTTCTAGCTGTACTAAATCTCTTCTAATGGTTGATTCAGATACCTGCAGCTGGTCTACAATTTCCTGTAACTTAACAGTTCCCTGTTTCTTTAATAAGGATTGAATGAATGCGTGTCTTTCTGTTGTTAACAAACTGCTCACCACCACCTTGTAATCACATCATAAATGAAACGGTTTCATAAATCAATCAAAATCCTCTAAAAGTATTCACTTTCATTCATAATAAATCATAAATCATTCACAAACATTCATATCATCCTCTCTAAAAATTGTTTTTACCAGGTGAAGGTGTTGACATTCGGTCGGCATTTTTTAATATTCTATCGAGGTTTTTATTAAAATAACAAGTGGTATTACGCGGTTTCTGTCAATAGATGCCCTCGTATAGTAAGGATTGCATGATATTCTATCGAGAAGAATTTCAAAATATAATTAGGCAAAAAAAAGCCGCTGCATGTTTTTGCAGCAGCTTTTTAATTAAATCACTCTCGCTCGTTCCCAGATTTTCTTTCCCTTGACGTAGACAACGTGTGCATGATTAATCCCGTAATGATAAGGAAGATACTGATAGGTCGGAATATCCCAAATAACGAAGTCAGCTTTTCTCCCCAGTTCCAGCGTTCCTGCTTCTTTGCTCTGACCAATGGCATGTGCCGCATTCACCGTGACTGCGTTCCATATCTCTTCTGCTGTCATGTTCAATTTTAAGGCAGCCAGAGACATAATTACCTGTAAATTTTCTGTTACCGAGCTTCCTGGATTAAAGTCAGTAGCTAGTGCAACGGCTCCTCCTTTATCAATGATTCTTCTCGCCTTCGCATACGTATTTTTGCCTAGATAAAACGTTGTTCCAGGCAGCAGTACTGCCACTGTATTTGAGCTTGCCAGCTTCTCGATCCCGCTATCTGTTGCCGCCACCAGGTGATCAACACTTACCGCTCCTAGTGAGACCGCCAGTTCTGTTCCTCCTAATGAATTAATTTCATCGGCATGCATTTTTAAGCCATAGCCTTTCTCTTTTGCAGCTTCTAAAAAAAGCCTTGATTGTTCGATACTAAATACACCTGTTTCACAAAAAATATCCACAAAATCAGCTAATTCCTCTTCTTTAATCACATCCAATAAGGAAATCATCTCTTCAATAAATGCTGAGACATTTTCTTTATATTCAGGGGGGATAGCGTGTGGACCTAGAAAGGTTGATACGAGTGTAATTGGGTAGACCCTGGACAATGTTTTCACTACTCTAAGCTGTTTTAGTTCCGTTTCTTTATCCAATCCATATCCACTTTTTGCTTCCAGTGTGGTTACTCCATGAGCAATACTCGTTTCAAGATGATGAGCGGCCTTCTTAATTAGTTCTTCCTCTTTAGATTGCCTGGTTGCTGCAACTGTGGATAATATACCGCCGCCCTTTTCCAGTATCTCTAGGTAAGGGATCCCTTGTTGCTTTAGTTCTAATTCACCTTCACGGGAGCCGCCAAACACGAGATGTGTATGTGAATCAACTAGACCAGGAGAAACGACTTTATTATCAGCAGATATAATCAATTCAGCATCAAGTGTTTCTGCCTCTTTGTTCGAACCAATCCATGCTACCTTCCCTTCACTGACCGCAAAGGCAGCCTGCTCCTTAATGCTTAATCCCTTCATTTGTTCCCCTTTTAATGGAGTTAGACTCGATTCCGGTAAAATCAATTGTCCTATATCCTTCACAAGCATGTCATAGTTCATGGTTTTCCCTCCCAAGCATTGGCATATCAATCTTTTTCTCCTTAGCAGCTTCGATCGCTAATTCATATCCCGCATCCGCATGCCGGACAATTCCCATCCCTGGATCCGTTGTAAGAACACGCGTTAACCGCTGCTCAGCCAGGTCACTGCCATCTGCAACAACGACCATTCCTGCATGGAGGGAATACCCCATCCCCACACCCCCGCCATGGTGCACTGAAACCCAAGACCCGCCAGCTGCTACATTAATAAGCGCATTTAAGATTGCCCAATCGCCAACTGCATCGCTGCCGTCTTTCATATTCTCCGTTTCACGGTTTGGCGATGCGACTGAACCACTGTCAAGATGATCACGGCCAATCACAATGGGTGCCTTAAGCTCTCCGTTTCGGACAAGTTCGTTAATAGCGAGGCCCATCTTTAGACGCTCCCCATATCCGAGCCAGCAAATACGTGCCGGGAGTCCCTGAAAGGCAACTTTCTTCTGGGCAAGAACAATCCAACGATGCAAGTCTTTATGGTCAGGAAATAACTCTTTAATCAATCGGTCCGTTCGATAAATATCCTCAGGATCACCAGATAGCGCTACCCACCGAAACGGACCTTTTCCTTCACAGAACAACGGACGGATGAAAGCTGGAACAAAACCTGGAAAATTGAACGCTTCCTTTACGCCATAATCGAAAGCAACTTGACGGATATTGTTGCCGTAATCAAATACCACTGCACCCTTTTTCTGAAAGGCAAGCATACTCTTGACCTGATGTGCCATGGATTGTGTAGAACGGCGTATATACTCGGCTTCATCCTGATTACGCAGGTCTGCTGCTTCTTTAAGATTCATCCCTCTTGGAATGTACCCGTTCAGGGGATCATGGGCTGAGGTCTGATCTGTTACAATATCAATGAAGTTCCTATGAACGAATTGTTCG
This window encodes:
- a CDS encoding DeoR/GlpR family DNA-binding transcription regulator, giving the protein MLTTERHAFIQSLLKKQGTVKLQEIVDQLQVSESTIRRDLVQLEEMKVLKRVHGGAALLQRKGLEPTTYENQTKSIAEKQAIAKVASSFIENNDCIYLDAGTTISEMIPYLKDKNVTVLTNGLMHIPKLIQLEIKTVLVGGSIKFSTNAIVGGTAVQFLNEYRMDKCFLGMNGVHPELGLTTPDPDEALLKKTAIRLSSESYVLVDSTKLNEATFAKVADVNDAIIITDNNDEEAISQLKKNPKVKVVTVK
- the hutI gene encoding imidazolonepropionase → MNYDMLVKDIGQLILPESSLTPLKGEQMKGLSIKEQAAFAVSEGKVAWIGSNKEAETLDAELIISADNKVVSPGLVDSHTHLVFGGSREGELELKQQGIPYLEILEKGGGILSTVAATRQSKEEELIKKAAHHLETSIAHGVTTLEAKSGYGLDKETELKQLRVVKTLSRVYPITLVSTFLGPHAIPPEYKENVSAFIEEMISLLDVIKEEELADFVDIFCETGVFSIEQSRLFLEAAKEKGYGLKMHADEINSLGGTELAVSLGAVSVDHLVAATDSGIEKLASSNTVAVLLPGTTFYLGKNTYAKARRIIDKGGAVALATDFNPGSSVTENLQVIMSLAALKLNMTAEEIWNAVTVNAAHAIGQSKEAGTLELGRKADFVIWDIPTYQYLPYHYGINHAHVVYVKGKKIWERARVI
- the hutU gene encoding urocanate hydratase, with the protein product MKNSRKKGGLELECKGWEQEAVLRMLYNNLDPEVAENPEELVVYGGIGKAARNWPSFDAIVAALRRLEHDETLLIQSGKPVAVFRTHAAAPRVLLSNSVLVPKWANWEHFHELDKKGLMMYGQMTAGSWIYIGTQGILQGTYETLAELARQHFTGSLQGTITLTAGLGGMGGAQPLAVTMNGGVCLAVEVDPARIEKRIASGYCDCMTDSLEEAASWAMKAKKEGKALSIGLVGNAADVYEQFVHRNFIDIVTDQTSAHDPLNGYIPRGMNLKEAADLRNQDEAEYIRRSTQSMAHQVKSMLAFQKKGAVVFDYGNNIRQVAFDYGVKEAFNFPGFVPAFIRPLFCEGKGPFRWVALSGDPEDIYRTDRLIKELFPDHKDLHRWIVLAQKKVAFQGLPARICWLGYGERLKMGLAINELVRNGELKAPIVIGRDHLDSGSVASPNRETENMKDGSDAVGDWAILNALINVAAGGSWVSVHHGGGVGMGYSLHAGMVVVADGSDLAEQRLTRVLTTDPGMGIVRHADAGYELAIEAAKEKKIDMPMLGRENHEL